Proteins encoded within one genomic window of Triticum aestivum cultivar Chinese Spring chromosome 2D, IWGSC CS RefSeq v2.1, whole genome shotgun sequence:
- the LOC123054680 gene encoding pentatricopeptide repeat-containing protein At3g20730 isoform X1, whose translation MARAADYYSLLQSCMGCFRQGRSIHHRLLASASPPDLHLSTKLVLFYAKHGDVATARRVFDGMPHRSVVSWTAMVSGYSRNGRPREALELFALMHTSGDARLNQFTYGSVACACAAAGCVRSGEQVHACAAKGRFAGDMFVQSALMDMYLRCGSVENARRMFAAMERKDVVSWNALLRGFVERGHCSDALGLLSSMLREEMLPDHFTFGSALKACGAVSVLTNTELIHTCIIKLGYWGEKVVIGSLIDAYAKCRSMRSARVIYDSICDPDLVSSTALISGYSMDKNHAEDAMELFCKIYRRGLRIDGVLLSSLLGLCANVSCLRFGTQIHAYMCKKQPMGDVALENALVDMYAKAGEFSDARRAFDEMPCRNVVSWTSLITACGKNGFGGDAVSLFERMLEDGVKPNDVTFLSLLSACGHSGLTSKGMEYFTSMMSKYGIDPRAEHYSSAIDLLGRGGQLEDAWKLVQNVDTEPNSSILGAMLGACKTHGNMPLGETAAKNLFSKGAESSVHYTVLANMYAESNLWEDAQSTRKLMAETSGGKEAGCSVL comes from the exons ATGGCCAGGGCCGCCGACTACTACTCCCTCCTCCAGAGCTGCATGGGCTGCTTCCGGCAGGGCAGGTCCATCCACCACAGGCTCCTCGCGTCCGCCTCTCCCCCGGACCTGCACCTCAGCACCAAGCTCGTCCTCTTCTACGCCAAGCACGGCGACGTGGCCACCGCCCGCAGGGTGTTCGACGGAATGCCGCACCGGAGCGTCGTGTCCTGGACGGCCATGGTCTCGGGCTACTCCAGGAACGGCCGCCCCCGGGAGGCGCTGGAGCTGTTCGCCCTCATGCACACGTCCGGCGATGCCAGGCTGAACCAGTTCACGTATGGCAGTGTGGCCTGTGCGTGCGCGGCGGCTGGGTGCGTGAGGAGCGGGGAGCAGGTGCACGCGTGCGCGGCCAAGGGGAGGTTCGCGGGGGACATGTTCGTGCAGAGCGCTCTCATGGACATGTACCTGAGGTGTGGGTCGGTGGAGAATGCGAGGCGGATGTTTGCGGCGATGGAGAGGAAGGATGTAGTTTCGTGGAATGCCTTGCTCAGGGGTTTTGTGGAGCGTGGGCATTGCAGTGACGCGCTTGGGTTGTTATCCTCAATGCTGAGAGAAG AAATGCTGCCTGACCACTTCACATTTGGAAGTGCTCTAAAAGCTTGTGGAGCAGTCAGTGTGCTCACTAACACGGAGTTGATTCACACCTGTATAATAAAGTTGGGCTACTGGGGTGAAAAGGTTGTTATTGGATCACTTATTGATGCTTATGCAAAATGTCGGAGCATGAGAAGTGCACGAGTGATATATGACTCCATATGTGATCCAGACCTTGTGTCATCTACTGCGCTGATCAGTGGGTACTCCATGGATAAAAATCATGCTGAAGATGCGATGGAGCTCTTCTGCAAGATTTATCGTAGGGGTTTGAGGATTGATGGTGTTCTGTTAAGCTCCTTGCTTGGCCTTTGTGCTAATGTGTCATGTCTCAGATTTGGGACACAGATTCATGCTTACATGTGCAAAAAGCAGCCAATGGGAGATGTGGCATTGGAGAACGCTCTAGTTGATATGTATGCAAAAGCAGGAGAATTTTCAGATGCCAGGCGTGCTTTTGATGAAATGCCCTGCCGAAATGTGGTTTCATGGACTTCACTCATTACTGCCTGTGGGAAAAATGGTTTTGGGGGAGATGCTGTGAGCCTTTTTGAGAGGATGTTGGAGGATGGTGTGAAGCCAAACGACGTGACATTCCTTTCTCTTCTGTCTGCTTGTGGTCATTCTGGTCTGACAAGCAAAGGGATGGAGTATTTCACTTCCATGATGAGCAAGTACGGTATTGATCCAAGAGCTGAGCATTACAGTTCTGCTATCGACCTTCTTGGCCGTGGAGGTCAGTTAGAGGATGCGTGGAAGCTAGTGCAGAATGTGGATACTGAACCCAACTCGTCAATATTGGGCGCTATGCTTGGAGCTTGTAAAACGCATGGAAACATGCCACTTGGAGAAACTGCAGCCAAGAATCTTTTCAGTAAAGGTGCTGAGAGTTCTGTACACTATACCGTGCTTGCAAACATGTATGCAGAATCTAATTTATGGGAGGATGCTCAAAGTACAAGGAAATTAATGGCTGAAACTTCTGGTGGCAAGGAAGCTGGTTGCAGTGTCCTCTGA
- the LOC123054680 gene encoding peroxidase 1 isoform X3, with the protein MTYQQPSCWFRGCDGSILLDSIPGLPSEKESEPNLSLRGFGTIDLVKAKLEQACPGVVSCADILALVARDVVLLTHGPYWNVPTGRRDGLRSVKDDALNNLPPPFSDATRNLNHFFIPKGLDAKDQVVLLGGHTLGTSHCSSFSDRLYNFSGTQMPDPALDRRYVPRLKSKCRPGDITALVEMDPGSFRTFDASYYRHVARGRALFTSDGTLMLDPFTRDYVLRQAAVAAAGGYPAEFFTDFVASMVKMGNMQVLTGAQGEVRRRCGAVNPMGM; encoded by the exons ATGACTTATCAGCAGCCATCATGTTGGTTCAGG GGTTGCGATGGTTCTATTCTACTTGATAGCATACCAGGATTACCATCCGAAAAGGAATCAGAACCGAACCTTAGCCTGCGAGGCTTTGGCACAATTGACCTTGTCAAGGCTAAGCTGGAGCAAGCCTGCCCTGGAGTGGTCTCCTGTGCTGATATCCTAGCTCTTGTGGCAAGGGATGTTGTACTACTG ACCCATGGGCCTTACTGGAATGTCCCAACTGGGCGGCGAGACGGGTTGAGATCGGTCAAGGACGACGCTTTGAACAACCTACCCCCACCCTTTTCTGATGCCACTCGTAATCTGAACCACTTCTTCATCCCGAAGGGTCTTGATGCGAAGGATCAGGTGGTTCTGCTAG GGGGGCACACCCTCGGCACCTCCCACTGCTCGTCCTTCTCGGACCGTCTGTACAACTTCAGCGGCACGCAGATGCCGGACCCGGCGCTGGACAGGCGGTACGTGCCGCGGCTGAAGAGCAAGTGCAGGCCCGGCGACATTACGGCGCTGGTGGAGATGGACCCGGGGAGCTTCAGGACGTTCGACGCGAGCTACTACCGTCACGTCGCCAGGGGGAGGGCGCTCTTCACCTCGGACGGGACGCTCATGCTGGACCCCTTCACCCGGGACTACGTCCTGCGCCAGGCGGCCGTCGCCGCTGCCGGCGGCTACCCCGCGGAGTTCTTCACGGACTTCGTGGCGTCCATGGTGAAGATGGGGAACATGCAGGTGCTCACCGGCGCGCAGGGTGAGGTGAGGAGGCGCTGCGGCGCCGTGAACCCGATGGGCATGTAG
- the LOC123054680 gene encoding peroxidase 1 isoform X2 — protein sequence MVYRLLFGFLLPLLLRPSLVLGDPPELKVGFYQYTCPYVEVIVRDEMARIISHVPSLAAPLLRMHFHDCFVNGCDGSILLDSIPGLPSEKESEPNLSLRGFGTIDLVKAKLEQACPGVVSCADILALVARDVVLLTHGPYWNVPTGRRDGLRSVKDDALNNLPPPFSDATRNLNHFFIPKGLDAKDQVVLLGGHTLGTSHCSSFSDRLYNFSGTQMPDPALDRRYVPRLKSKCRPGDITALVEMDPGSFRTFDASYYRHVARGRALFTSDGTLMLDPFTRDYVLRQAAVAAAGGYPAEFFTDFVASMVKMGNMQVLTGAQGEVRRRCGAVNPMGM from the exons ATGGTTTACAGACTCCTCTTTGGATTTCTCCTCCCTCTTCTCCTACGACCCTCCTTAGTGTTAGGCGATCCACCAGAGTTGAAGGTTGGCTTTTACCAATACACATGCCCATATGTAGAGGTCATTGTTCGTGATGAGATGGCCAGGATCATCTCCCACGTCCCAAGCCTTGCTGCTCCTCTGCTTCGCATGCACTTCCACGACTGTTTTGTGAAT GGTTGCGATGGTTCTATTCTACTTGATAGCATACCAGGATTACCATCCGAAAAGGAATCAGAACCGAACCTTAGCCTGCGAGGCTTTGGCACAATTGACCTTGTCAAGGCTAAGCTGGAGCAAGCCTGCCCTGGAGTGGTCTCCTGTGCTGATATCCTAGCTCTTGTGGCAAGGGATGTTGTACTACTG ACCCATGGGCCTTACTGGAATGTCCCAACTGGGCGGCGAGACGGGTTGAGATCGGTCAAGGACGACGCTTTGAACAACCTACCCCCACCCTTTTCTGATGCCACTCGTAATCTGAACCACTTCTTCATCCCGAAGGGTCTTGATGCGAAGGATCAGGTGGTTCTGCTAG GGGGGCACACCCTCGGCACCTCCCACTGCTCGTCCTTCTCGGACCGTCTGTACAACTTCAGCGGCACGCAGATGCCGGACCCGGCGCTGGACAGGCGGTACGTGCCGCGGCTGAAGAGCAAGTGCAGGCCCGGCGACATTACGGCGCTGGTGGAGATGGACCCGGGGAGCTTCAGGACGTTCGACGCGAGCTACTACCGTCACGTCGCCAGGGGGAGGGCGCTCTTCACCTCGGACGGGACGCTCATGCTGGACCCCTTCACCCGGGACTACGTCCTGCGCCAGGCGGCCGTCGCCGCTGCCGGCGGCTACCCCGCGGAGTTCTTCACGGACTTCGTGGCGTCCATGGTGAAGATGGGGAACATGCAGGTGCTCACCGGCGCGCAGGGTGAGGTGAGGAGGCGCTGCGGCGCCGTGAACCCGATGGGCATGTAG
- the LOC123055973 gene encoding uncharacterized protein has protein sequence MSSCLMSLRSLLIEAFRLLQPFCQPMSMALRVPQDYCTSLWRSVTSHLSLRGYSHTLRRAMTAIVPPRIFRKGARKIINCEFVVETVPYTNRTHKVIFSTRTACVSGEIRFADFKKEHASEIVDPHHHQSVRVHAIGSKIIRAIRRGLSIKNKIEQPGREPPHMATCLDWIDELNWEVIVAEHNVKKAHCFDGGGKIIVFTRLLDHFSTDAEIAAVIAHEVGHVIARHASEMIQIFRLWFPTHFLLAPLLRRTHPSMRRRAWLLSQPKVMEEQWDYTEKQQVMGPTIKDLDYIGMLPLVVAGMYSFGLFM, from the exons ATGAGCTCGTGCCTGATGAGCTTGCGCTCCCTCCTCATTGAAGCCTTCCGTCTCCTGCAACCCTTCTGTCAACCTATGTCTATGGCATTGCGTGTTCCTCAGGACTATTGTACTTCCCTCTGGAGGTCGGTGACCAGTCACTTGTCTCTTCGTGGGTACTCCCACACGCTGCGGAGGGCCATGACAGCAATTGTGCCGCCCCGAATTTTTCGCAAAGGCGCAAGGAAGATCATCAACTGCGAATTTGTTGTCGAGACTGTGCCTTACACCAACCGCACTCACAAGGTCATCTTCTCTACTAGGACAGCGTGCGTGAGCGGAGAGATCCGCTTTGCCGATTTCAAGAAGGAGCATGCCTCCGAGATCGTAGACCCACACCACCACCAAAGTGTCCGTGTCCACGCCATTGGCTCGAAGATCATTCGCGCTATCCGTCGTGGCTTGTCCATCAAGAACAAGATAGAACAACCAGGACGGGAACCACCACACATGGCGACGTGTCTGGATTGGATCGACGAGCTCAATTGGGAGGTGATAGTTGCCGAACACAACGTCAAGAAAGCACATTGCTTTGACGGTGGTGGTAAGATTATAGTCTTCACGAGATTACTTGATCATTTCAGCACGGATGCTGAGATTGCCGCCGTCATCGCACATGAG GTTGGGCATGTTATTGCGAGGCACGCGTCTGAGATGATCCAAATATTCAGGTTGTGGTTCCCAACCCACTTCCTCTTGGCGCCATTGCTACGAAG AACTCATCCATCAATGAGGAGAAGAGCATGGCTTTTATCACAGCCCAAAGTCATGGAGGAGCAATGGGATTATACAGAGAAGCAACAGGTGATGGGCCCCACAATCAAGGATCTG GATTACATTGGAATGTTGCCGCTAGTTGTTGCTGGTATGTACTCATTTGGTCTTTTTATGTGA